In a single window of the Amia ocellicauda isolate fAmiCal2 chromosome 20, fAmiCal2.hap1, whole genome shotgun sequence genome:
- the acsl5 gene encoding long-chain-fatty-acid--CoA ligase 5 has protein sequence MNCIFQILFTPLPTPAIFGLFSLGAAILIWLVTRPKPLNPPVDLNRQTVGIQDGARRSALLKDDTLMSYYYDDARTLYEVFQRGLHVSGNGPCLGYRKPRQPYQWLKYKQVSDRAEHLGSGLLQRGLKPSPDQFIGIFAQNRPEWIISELACYTYSMVAVPLYDTLGPEALVFIIKKAKISTVLCDNPDKVEALLGNCENNLMPVLNTIIVMDPFSTELKERGAKCGVEILSLKEVEALGKDNLRKPIPPKPEDLSIVCFTSGTTGDPKGAMLTHENVVADASAFIKNTETSFGPVPQDISISYLPLAHMFERVVQTVIYSSGAKVGFFQGDIKLLPDDMKALRPTVFPVVPRLLNRVYDKVQSGAQKPFKKWLLNFAVERKLSEVKQGIIRNDSIWDKLIFHKVQETMGGRVRVMVTGAAPISPTVLSFLRTCLGCQIFEAYGQTECTAGCTFTMPGDWTTGHVGVPVPCNIVKLVDVEEMNYFASNGEGEVCVKGKNVFKGYLEDPEKTAEALDEKGWLHTGDIGKWLPSGVLKIIDRKKNIFKLAQGEYIAPEKIENIYVRSGPVAQVFVHGDSLQSSLIGIVVPDPEVLPDFAAKLGIKGTYEELCKKQEIKKAILSDMVKLGKEAGLKSFEQVKDLYLHPDQFTIENGLLTPTLKAKRAELTKFFKDQINSLYASIQ, from the exons ATGAACTGCATTTTCCAGATTTTATTTACTCCGCTGCCCACCCCTGCCATCTTTGGACTGTTCAGCCTTGGGGCTGCCATCCTGATCTGGTTGGTGACTCGACCCAAACCCCTCAATCCCCCGGTAGACCTCAACAGACAGACTGTGGGAATCCAG GATGGTGCAAGACGAAGCGCGTTGCTTAAAGATGACACCCTCATGtcatattattatgatgatgccAGGACATTATATGAAGTGTTCCAGAGAGGCCTGCACGTGTCAG GAAATGGACCGTGTTTGGGTTACAGAAAACCACGACAACCTTATCAGTGGCTGAAATACAAGCAG GTGTCTGACCGAGCTGAACACTTGGGTTCAGGGTTACTACAGAGAGGACTGAAACCATCTCCTGATCAATTCATTGGGATCTTTGCCCAGAACAGGCCAGAG tgGATTATTTCTGAGCTCGCCTGTTATACCTACTCCATGGTGGCAGTTCCACTCTATGACACACTGGGCCCTGAAGCGCTGGTGTTCATAATTAAAAAAG CTAAAATATCCACTGTGCTGTGTGACAATCCCGACAAGGTTGAAGCCCTCCTGGGGAACTGTGAAAATAACCTCATGCCTGTCCTCAACACCATTATAGTCATGGATCCTTTCAGCACTGAGCTGAAGGAGAGAGGGGCGAAGTGTGGGGTCGAGATCCTCTCTCTAAAGGAAGTGGAG GCTCTGGGCAAAGATAACCTGAGGAAACCAATT CCGCCGAAGCCAGAAGACCTGAGTATTGTATGCTTCACAAGTGGAACAACTG GTGATCCTAAAGGAGCCATGCTAACCCATGAAAATGTTGTCGCAGATGCTTctgcttttattaaaaacactgag ACCAGCTTCGGCCCTGTTCCTCAGGACATCTCCATCTCATACCTGCCTCTGGCGCACATGTTTGAAAGAGTGGTCCAG ACGGTGATATATAGCAGTGGGGCCAAGGTGGGCTTTTTCCAGGGGGATATCAAACTGCTTCCTGATGATATGAAAGCTCTGCGGCCAACAGTCTTCCCTGTGGTGCCACGGCTGTTGAACAGAGTGTATGACAAG GTTCAGAGTGGAGCCCAGAAGCCGTTTAAAAAGTGGTTGTTGAACTTTGCCGTAGAAAGAAAACTTTCCGAAGTGAAGCAGGGAATCATCCGAAATGACAGCATATGGGACAAGCTTATCTTCCACAAAGTTCAG GAAACCATGGGAGGGCGAGTCCGTGTGATGGTAACAGGGGCTGCTCCCATCTCTCCCACTGTCCTCAGCTTCCTCAGAACTTGTCTAGGATGTCAG ATTTTTGAGGCCTATGGCCAAACCGAGTGCACAGCTGGCTGTACCTTCACAATGCCTGGTGACTGGACAACAG GACATGTTGGAGTACCTGTCCCTTGCAATATTGTTAAATTGGTTGATGTCGAAGAAATGAACTATTTCGCATCCaacggagagggagag GTTTGTGTCAAAGGCAAGAATGTATTCAAAGGATATCTAGAAGACCCAGAGAAAACGGCAGAGGCTCTTGATGAAAAAGGATGGCTGCATACCGGTGACATTGGAAAGTGGCTTCCT AGTGGAGTCCTTAAAATCATCGACAGGAAGAAGAACATCTTCAAACTGGCACAAGGAGAGTACATCGCCCCTGAGAAGATAGAAAATATATACGTGCGGAGTGGGCCTGTAGCTCAAGTCTTTGTGCACGGAGACAGCTTACAG TCCTCTCTGATAGGCATTGTGGTACCGGACCCAGAGGTGCTTCCTGATTTTGCTGCAAAATTAGGCATCAAGGGTACTTATGAAGAGCTCTGCAAAAAAcag GAAATCAAGAAAGCAATACTCTCAGACATGGTGAAGCTGGGAAAAGAGGCTGGGCTCAAGTCTTTCGAACAG gTGAAAGATTTGTATCTTCATCCAGACCAGTTCACAATTGAAAATGGGCTTCTGACACCGACACTCAAGGCGAAAAGAGCGGAGCTTACCAAATTTTTCAAAGACCAAATTAACAGCCTTTACGCATCAATCCAATGA
- the zdhhc6 gene encoding palmitoyltransferase ZDHHC6 produces MSILSSVIRFENLHELKRLCHWGPVIALTVIAVCSTMAILDSIIWFWPLDTNGGSINFIMLINWTVLILYNYFNAMFVGPGYIPFGWKPENSQDASYLQFCRICQGYKAPRSHHCRKCNRCVMKMDHHCPWINNCCGHLNHAYFTSFLLLAPLGCIHAAIIFVMTMYTQLYDRISFGWSSVKIDMSALKRDHRPIIPFSISAFAATLFALGLALGTTIAVGMLFFIQMKVIFRNKTSIEAWIEEKAKDRIQYYQTGEEFIFPYDLGSRWENFKQVFTWSGTPEGDGIEWPVHEKCHQHTLTIEQLKQKADKRVRSIQYLVVEDYNGACCPLNRGLKTFFTTPCTEEPRIKLTKGEMIFATRGIKWWMYGDKVLDEEKTKAGVRIRGWFPRRCVEKCLYDTANDVPMTEDKKDK; encoded by the exons ATGAGTATTTTATCTTCAGTTATTAGATTTGAAAACCTTCACGAGTTGAAGCGGTTGTGCCATTGGGGTCCTGTCATAGCCCTTACTGTAATAGCTGTGTGCTCAACCATGGCTATTCTGGACTCAATCATTTGGTTTTGGCCTTTAGACACCAATGGTGGAAGTATCAATTTTATCATGTTGATAAACTGGACTGTTCTAATTCTGTACAATTACTTCAATGCCATGTTCGTGGGTCCTGGCTACATTCCCTTTGGGTGGAAACCG GAGAACTCGCAGGACGCTTCATACCTACAGTTCTGCCGAATTTGCCAAGGCTACAAAGCACCGAGATCACATCACTGCCGCAAGTGTAACAG ATGTGTGATGAAGATGGACCATCACTGTCCGTGGATTAACAACTGCTGCGGTCACCTAAACCACGCCTACTTCACCAGCTTTCTGCTGTTGGCCCCTCTTGGGTGTATCCATGCTGCCATTATTTTCGTAATGACCATGTACACTCAGCTGTATGACAGG ATATCGTTTGGATGGAGTTCTGTGAAAATTGACATGAGTGCCCTGAAGAGAGACCACCGTCCCATCATTCCCTTCAGCATCTCTGCCTTTGCAGCTACTCTGTTCGCCTTGGGGTTGGCACTGGGCACAACAATAGCAGTcggcatgttgtttttcattcag ATGAAAGTGATCTTCCGAAATAAAACTTCAATAGAGGCGTGGATAGAGGAAAAG GCCAAAGACCGAATACAATACTACCAAACCGGAGAGGAATTTATCTTCCCTTATGACCTGGGCAGTAGATGGGAAAATTTCAAGCAGGTATTCACTTGGTCGGGAACTCCAGAGGGAGACGGGATCGAGTGGCCAGTTCACGAGAAATGCCACCAGCACACCTTAACT ATTGAGCAACTGAAGCAGAAAGCTGACAAACGGGTCAGAAGT ATCCAGTACCTGGTAGTTGAAGACTACAACGGTGCCTGTTGCCCACTCAACAGAGGGCTGAAAACGTTCTTTACAACCCCCTGCACCGAGGAGCCGAGGATCAAGCTGACTAAAGGAGAGATGATATTTGCTACCAGGGGTATAAA GTGGTGGATGTATGGAGACAAGGTGCTTGATGAGGAGAAAACTAAAG CTGGAGTTCGTATCCGAGGGTGGTTTCCACGGAGATGTGTTGAAAAATGCCTTTATGACACGGCCAACGACGTACCCATGACTGAGGACAAAAAggacaaataa